In Ammospiza nelsoni isolate bAmmNel1 chromosome 20, bAmmNel1.pri, whole genome shotgun sequence, one DNA window encodes the following:
- the TMEM250 gene encoding transmembrane protein 250 isoform X1 encodes MCVPRRPSSPGLAVPGCPAAALYEPRGRPGAGSAGRGPMPVIPIPRRVRSFHGPHTTCLHSACGPVRSAHLVRTKYNNFDIYLKSRWMYGFIRFLLYFSCSLFTSILWVALSILFCLQYLGIRIFLRFQYKLSIILLLLGRRRVDFSLMNELLIYGIHVTMLLVGGLGWCFMVFVDM; translated from the exons at GTGCGTCCCTCGGCGGCCGTCCAGCCCGGGGTTAGCCGTGCCCGGCTGTCCCGCTGCCGCCTTATATGAGCCCCGGGGGCGGCCTGGGGCGGgcagcgcggggcggggcccgATGCCGGTGATCCCCATTCCGCGGCGGGTGCGCTCGTTCCACGGCCCGCACACCACCTGCCTGCACTCCGCCTGCGGCCCCGTGCGCAGCGCGCACCTGGTGCGCACCAAGTACAACAACTTCGACATCTATCTCAAGTCGCGATGGATGTACGGCTTCATCCGCTTCCTGCTGTACTTCAGCTGCAGCCTCTTCACCTCCATCCTCTGGGTGGCTCTGTCGATCTTGTTTTGCCTTCAGTACCTCGGCATCCGCATCTTCCTGCGCTTCCAGTACAAACTCTCcatcatcctgctgctgctggggaggaggagggtggaCTTCAGCCTCATGAATGAACTGCTCATCTACGGGATCCATGTGACCATGCTGCTGGTGGGGGGGCTGGGCTGGTGTTTCATGGTCTTTGTGGATATGTAA
- the TMEM250 gene encoding transmembrane protein 250 isoform X2, with protein sequence MPVIPIPRRVRSFHGPHTTCLHSACGPVRSAHLVRTKYNNFDIYLKSRWMYGFIRFLLYFSCSLFTSILWVALSILFCLQYLGIRIFLRFQYKLSIILLLLGRRRVDFSLMNELLIYGIHVTMLLVGGLGWCFMVFVDM encoded by the coding sequence ATGCCGGTGATCCCCATTCCGCGGCGGGTGCGCTCGTTCCACGGCCCGCACACCACCTGCCTGCACTCCGCCTGCGGCCCCGTGCGCAGCGCGCACCTGGTGCGCACCAAGTACAACAACTTCGACATCTATCTCAAGTCGCGATGGATGTACGGCTTCATCCGCTTCCTGCTGTACTTCAGCTGCAGCCTCTTCACCTCCATCCTCTGGGTGGCTCTGTCGATCTTGTTTTGCCTTCAGTACCTCGGCATCCGCATCTTCCTGCGCTTCCAGTACAAACTCTCcatcatcctgctgctgctggggaggaggagggtggaCTTCAGCCTCATGAATGAACTGCTCATCTACGGGATCCATGTGACCATGCTGCTGGTGGGGGGGCTGGGCTGGTGTTTCATGGTCTTTGTGGATATGTAA